From Psychroflexus torquis ATCC 700755, the proteins below share one genomic window:
- the dnaA gene encoding chromosomal replication initiator protein DnaA: MSKSATSVWDNCLTFVKDNISDQAYKTWFQPINAVKLNDNALSIQVPSKFFYEWLEEHYVDLLKVALTKEIGKGAKLVYVIRMENAKGNRQPFTEKIPSTQRSNVNSQSIDFPSRQKNPELRNPFVIPGIRNLKIDSQLNSNYTFDNFLEGTSNRLARSASLAVANKPGGTSFNPLLIFGGVGLGKTHLAHAIGLQVKDKFPDKTVLYISADKFTQQHIDAVSKNNRNDFIHFYQIVDVLIVDDIQLISGKKGTQDVFFHIFNHLHQNGKQVILTSDKAPVDMQDIQQRLLSRFKWGLSAELAQPDFETRIKIIKNKLYNDGVEMADEILDYVASRITANIRELEGAIISLIAHSTFSKKEITIDLAEQIVKNYVKNNKKPISLDDIQNVVSDYFHIEIEELQSKSRKRNVVQARQIAMYFAKEITKTSLTSIGRHIGQRDHSTVLHSCKIVSNLQESDKQYRKFIQDLEIKFKQL, from the coding sequence ATGTCAAAATCAGCAACTTCGGTTTGGGATAACTGCCTAACTTTTGTGAAAGACAACATCTCAGATCAAGCTTATAAAACCTGGTTTCAACCTATAAATGCCGTAAAGCTCAATGATAATGCCTTGAGCATTCAAGTACCTTCAAAATTTTTTTACGAGTGGCTAGAAGAGCATTACGTAGATCTTTTAAAAGTTGCTTTGACCAAAGAAATAGGAAAAGGAGCAAAGTTGGTTTACGTGATTCGAATGGAAAATGCTAAAGGTAATAGACAACCTTTTACAGAAAAAATACCAAGTACTCAACGTTCCAATGTTAACTCTCAATCTATAGATTTTCCTTCGCGTCAAAAGAATCCAGAATTAAGAAACCCGTTCGTCATTCCGGGTATTCGGAACTTAAAAATTGATTCTCAATTAAACTCAAATTACACTTTCGATAATTTTCTGGAGGGAACCTCCAATAGGTTAGCGAGATCTGCAAGTCTTGCCGTGGCAAATAAACCTGGTGGAACTTCTTTTAATCCTTTACTTATTTTTGGTGGAGTTGGTTTGGGGAAAACCCATTTAGCTCATGCTATAGGATTACAAGTCAAAGATAAATTTCCAGATAAAACTGTTCTTTATATTTCTGCAGATAAATTTACGCAACAGCATATCGATGCGGTTTCCAAAAATAACAGAAACGACTTTATTCATTTTTATCAAATTGTAGACGTACTTATTGTAGATGATATCCAATTAATTTCTGGTAAGAAAGGAACTCAGGATGTGTTTTTTCACATTTTTAATCACTTGCATCAAAATGGAAAACAAGTTATTTTAACCAGTGACAAGGCTCCTGTAGATATGCAAGACATTCAGCAGAGACTTCTTTCCAGATTTAAGTGGGGACTCTCAGCAGAACTCGCGCAGCCAGATTTTGAAACGCGTATCAAAATTATAAAGAATAAACTTTATAATGATGGTGTAGAGATGGCCGATGAAATTTTAGATTATGTGGCCTCAAGAATTACCGCCAACATTCGTGAACTTGAGGGGGCTATCATTTCTCTTATCGCACACTCCACGTTTAGCAAAAAAGAAATCACTATTGATCTTGCAGAGCAAATCGTAAAGAATTACGTCAAAAACAACAAGAAACCGATTTCTCTAGATGATATTCAAAATGTAGTTAGTGATTATTTTCATATCGAGATAGAAGAGTTACAGTCTAAAAGTAGAAAGCGCAACGTTGTTCAGGCTAGGCAAATCGCCATGTATTTTGCTAAAGAAATAACCAAAACTTCGCTCACCAGTATTGGAAGACACATAGGACAAAGAGACCACTCCACGGTCTTACATTCTTGTAAAATTGTATCCAATCTCCAAGAATCCGATAAGCAATACAGGAAATTCATCCAAGATCTCGAAATTAAATTCAAGCAGTTATGA
- a CDS encoding EamA family transporter produces MIVLLLSILSSSAIYIAFKLFGKYKITTLNALIVNYFTAFILGLSLQDQLSIDELLETPQKDWFYGSMILGVMFILVFYLMVITTQKGGMSVVSVASKMSVAIPVLFVIAYYDEPLGLLKIIGILMALVSVYLVSVRRRDGLSIDMKFFIFPLLVFLGSGLIESSIKFLENTYVPDSEISLFSANTFLFACLTGSLVFGYKALSGRAKFNWKDILGGFLLGIPNYFSIYFFILALRIDGLDSSSIFIINNVSIVLLSTLLGIVCFKEKISPKNWIGIGIAILSILLITYVN; encoded by the coding sequence TTGATTGTTCTTCTCCTTAGTATTTTATCATCCAGCGCTATTTATATCGCTTTTAAGCTTTTTGGAAAATATAAAATTACAACTCTCAATGCGCTTATAGTCAATTACTTTACCGCTTTTATTCTAGGACTTAGTTTACAAGATCAGTTGTCTATAGACGAACTACTTGAAACTCCCCAAAAGGATTGGTTTTATGGCTCTATGATTTTGGGAGTTATGTTTATACTCGTCTTCTACCTTATGGTCATTACCACGCAAAAAGGGGGAATGTCTGTCGTTTCTGTAGCTAGCAAAATGAGCGTTGCCATTCCTGTACTTTTTGTAATTGCGTATTATGATGAACCTTTAGGCCTCCTTAAAATTATAGGCATTTTGATGGCATTGGTATCTGTCTATCTGGTCTCGGTAAGACGACGCGATGGTTTAAGTATTGATATGAAGTTCTTTATTTTTCCACTTTTGGTCTTTCTAGGAAGTGGTCTTATAGAAAGCAGTATTAAATTTTTAGAAAATACGTATGTGCCAGATTCAGAAATCTCCTTGTTTTCTGCCAATACCTTTCTATTTGCCTGCCTTACTGGAAGTCTGGTTTTTGGATATAAAGCACTTTCTGGCAGAGCAAAATTTAACTGGAAAGATATTTTAGGAGGATTCTTATTGGGTATTCCCAACTACTTTTCGATCTATTTTTTCATCTTGGCCCTAAGAATCGATGGACTGGATAGCTCTAGTATTTTCATTATCAATAATGTTTCAATTGTCTTACTGTCGACACTTTTAGGAATAGTATGTTTTAAAGAAAAGATAAGTCCCAAGAATTGGATAGGGATTGGAATCGCCATTTTAAGCATTCTATTAATTACCTACGTGAACTAA
- a CDS encoding GNAT family N-acetyltransferase, which produces MTDITIRPIEQKDNAKVAEMIRYVLIEQGVPKVGTAYEDIALDQLFETYQKDRAEYFVFLEGDEILGSAGIAPLENGESTICELQKMYFHPKVRGRGLGQQMMQVCLNFAKKHHFNECYIETLVSMEPAQKLYKKSGFDYIEERLGDTGHYSCKVFMKKKLV; this is translated from the coding sequence ATGACTGATATAACAATTAGACCTATAGAACAAAAAGACAATGCAAAAGTAGCAGAAATGATACGCTATGTCTTGATAGAACAAGGTGTGCCCAAAGTAGGTACAGCTTATGAAGACATAGCTTTAGATCAGCTTTTCGAAACTTACCAGAAAGATAGAGCAGAGTATTTTGTATTTCTGGAAGGAGATGAAATTCTTGGCAGTGCAGGTATAGCTCCTTTAGAAAACGGAGAAAGCACAATCTGTGAACTTCAGAAAATGTATTTTCATCCTAAGGTGAGAGGAAGAGGCCTGGGACAACAAATGATGCAAGTGTGCTTAAACTTTGCCAAAAAGCATCATTTTAATGAATGTTATATAGAGACTTTAGTTTCCATGGAGCCTGCTCAGAAATTATATAAAAAATCGGGTTTCGATTATATAGAAGAGCGATTAGGAGATACAGGACACTATTCCTGCAAGGTGTTTATGAAGAAAAAATTAGTTTAA
- a CDS encoding low molecular weight protein-tyrosine-phosphatase produces the protein MIRVLMVCLGNICRSPLAEGILESKLDTSIFEIDSAGTSAFHQGSLPDQRSIEVANKYGIDITNQKSRPFAKKDFQSFDYIYVMDSSNYEDVINMADNKEEEDKVSLILNTIYPGEDQSVPDPYHDSINGFEQVYHMLEESCSVIASELA, from the coding sequence ATGATTCGAGTTTTGATGGTATGCTTAGGTAATATTTGCCGATCCCCTCTGGCAGAGGGGATCTTAGAATCTAAGCTAGACACGTCCATTTTCGAAATAGACTCTGCAGGGACTTCTGCTTTTCATCAAGGTTCTCTTCCAGACCAACGCTCTATAGAAGTGGCCAATAAATATGGTATAGATATTACCAACCAAAAAAGCAGACCCTTTGCAAAGAAAGATTTTCAAAGTTTTGATTATATTTATGTCATGGATTCATCCAATTATGAAGATGTTATTAACATGGCAGACAACAAAGAGGAAGAAGATAAAGTCAGTTTAATTCTGAATACTATATATCCAGGCGAAGACCAAAGTGTACCAGATCCTTATCATGATTCCATTAATGGTTTTGAACAGGTGTATCATATGTTGGAAGAATCCTGTTCTGTTATTGCTTCAGAATTAGCATAA
- a CDS encoding acyl-CoA thioesterase, which translates to MSKNSKLIKPISTSSSIEVRYAETDQMGVVHHANYPIYFEQARVDWLRKMGMHYQEMEDKGIFLPLSKLTIDYKKPARFGNILNVKTLLNTLPSASIIFDYEIRNQNDEILTLGQTVLVFVDHKTKRPIRCPQNIMDLILKAIPKD; encoded by the coding sequence TTGAGCAAAAATAGTAAACTAATAAAGCCAATTTCGACGTCTTCTTCAATTGAAGTTAGGTATGCGGAAACAGACCAAATGGGAGTTGTACATCATGCCAACTACCCTATTTATTTTGAACAAGCCAGAGTAGATTGGTTGAGAAAAATGGGAATGCATTACCAAGAAATGGAAGATAAAGGAATCTTTTTACCCTTATCTAAATTGACTATAGATTATAAAAAACCGGCAAGGTTTGGAAATATCCTAAACGTAAAGACACTCTTAAATACATTACCCAGTGCATCGATTATTTTTGATTATGAAATTAGAAATCAAAACGATGAAATCCTAACTCTTGGTCAAACAGTGCTCGTTTTTGTTGACCATAAAACAAAACGACCTATACGCTGTCCGCAAAATATTATGGATCTTATTTTAAAAGCTATTCCAAAAGATTAA
- a CDS encoding HAD family hydrolase, with translation MIKTIIFDFGDVFLTLDKSATLKHMKIHGATELSEELIKVNASYEKGLISSSEFVQLYITCFPKLTQDAFIEAWNSILIEFPAERLEFLKQLQASGKYTLILLSNTNALHIDWVKANIPIYEEFKSCFDQFYLSHEIHYRKPNRDIFEYVLNTNKLSPEETLFVDDTQDHILSAKTLGLHIWHLQAGKEEVVDLFSIKSDLF, from the coding sequence ATGATTAAGACTATTATTTTTGACTTCGGAGATGTATTTCTTACTCTAGACAAGTCAGCTACACTAAAGCACATGAAAATTCATGGAGCAACTGAGCTAAGCGAGGAATTAATTAAGGTTAATGCTAGTTATGAGAAAGGATTGATCTCAAGTTCAGAGTTTGTTCAGCTGTATATCACTTGTTTTCCAAAATTAACGCAAGACGCTTTTATTGAAGCTTGGAATTCTATTTTAATTGAGTTCCCTGCAGAACGTTTGGAATTTTTAAAACAGCTTCAAGCCTCAGGAAAATATACTCTTATTTTATTGAGTAATACCAATGCGCTACATATCGATTGGGTAAAAGCAAACATTCCAATTTATGAAGAGTTCAAATCCTGTTTTGATCAATTTTATCTGTCTCATGAAATACATTATCGAAAACCAAACAGAGATATTTTTGAATATGTCCTCAATACCAATAAACTTTCCCCTGAGGAGACTTTATTTGTAGATGATACTCAAGATCATATTTTATCTGCAAAAACTCTAGGATTACATATCTGGCATTTGCAGGCTGGAAAAGAAGAAGTCGTCGATTTATTCTCTATTAAATCTGACTTATTTTGA
- a CDS encoding SAM-dependent methyltransferase gives MDKTPQKGKLYLIPNRLGDLPPLEVLPLSIRKVISEIDHYIVENEKVARHFIKKVVPSKSQPSLEFKLLNKFTSDLEIPNFLDQCEQGINMGLISDAGCPGVADPGAQVVALAHQKNIRVVPLVGPSSILLALMSSGLNGQNFTFHGYLPIDNQERKHFVKKIEKASIDNNQAQIFIETPYRNNKLLISLITTLQSSTRISVAVDLTLSTEFIKTQTVAEWKKTSIDLHKRPAIFTIQG, from the coding sequence ATGGACAAAACACCTCAAAAAGGTAAACTTTATTTAATCCCTAATAGGCTTGGAGACTTGCCGCCCTTGGAAGTTCTACCTCTGTCTATCCGTAAAGTCATCAGCGAAATTGACCATTATATTGTTGAAAATGAAAAAGTTGCCAGGCATTTTATAAAAAAAGTAGTGCCTTCCAAATCACAGCCTAGCCTTGAGTTTAAGCTATTAAATAAATTCACTTCCGATCTTGAAATTCCAAATTTCCTTGATCAATGTGAACAAGGCATCAATATGGGACTAATTTCCGACGCTGGTTGCCCTGGAGTTGCAGATCCTGGAGCTCAAGTGGTAGCTTTGGCTCACCAAAAAAATATCAGAGTGGTTCCTTTGGTAGGTCCATCTTCTATTTTATTGGCCTTGATGTCTAGCGGTCTTAATGGTCAAAACTTCACCTTTCACGGGTATTTACCTATCGACAATCAAGAGAGAAAGCATTTTGTAAAAAAAATTGAAAAGGCATCTATAGACAATAACCAAGCTCAAATATTTATAGAAACGCCTTACAGAAATAATAAATTACTCATCAGTCTTATTACTACTTTACAGTCTTCTACCAGAATAAGTGTGGCCGTTGATTTGACCCTCTCTACCGAATTTATTAAAACTCAAACCGTCGCAGAATGGAAGAAAACGTCTATTGATCTGCACAAGCGGCCAGCGATTTTTACCATTCAAGGCTAA
- the ribD gene encoding bifunctional diaminohydroxyphosphoribosylaminopyrimidine deaminase/5-amino-6-(5-phosphoribosylamino)uracil reductase RibD yields the protein MKTNEFYIKRCLELAANGLGTTYPNPLVGCVIVYNDRIIGEGWHIKAGDDHAEVRAINSVKDQSLLKKSILYVTLEPCSHYGKTPPCSDLIIEKKIPKIVIGTLDPFAKVAGMGIKKLLAAKRSVTVGVCEEACEELNKRFFTFHRKQRPFVILKWAETTHGFIAPTEQQKGDIFWITNAYSQQLVHKWRSEEQAILVGTQTALKDNPKLNVRHYEGKNPTRVVIDRALKLPSSLALVDTSQPTIIFHDHKLTKASQYNLSFEALDFERNLPEQILSSLYEKGLQSVIIEGGAMTIQSFIDHELWDEARVFIGKNEIKDGLKGPVLKQKATRNEWLEGDQLNYFQND from the coding sequence GTGAAAACAAATGAATTTTACATCAAAAGATGCCTTGAACTGGCCGCTAATGGTCTAGGCACTACTTACCCCAATCCTTTGGTAGGTTGTGTGATTGTCTATAATGACCGCATTATAGGCGAGGGATGGCACATTAAAGCAGGAGATGATCATGCTGAGGTAAGGGCCATCAATTCTGTTAAAGACCAGTCTTTACTTAAAAAATCTATCCTTTATGTGACGCTAGAACCTTGCAGTCACTATGGAAAAACGCCTCCCTGTAGTGATCTCATTATCGAAAAGAAAATTCCTAAAATTGTTATAGGAACCTTGGATCCATTTGCTAAAGTGGCAGGAATGGGGATCAAAAAATTATTGGCTGCTAAAAGAAGTGTAACGGTTGGTGTATGTGAAGAAGCGTGCGAAGAGCTAAATAAGCGGTTTTTTACATTTCATAGAAAACAAAGACCTTTTGTAATTTTAAAATGGGCTGAAACCACTCATGGTTTTATTGCTCCAACTGAACAACAGAAAGGGGATATCTTTTGGATTACCAATGCGTATTCCCAACAACTAGTGCACAAATGGAGAAGCGAAGAGCAAGCCATTTTGGTTGGGACACAAACTGCACTTAAGGATAATCCTAAATTGAACGTAAGACATTATGAGGGCAAAAACCCAACACGTGTTGTTATCGATAGAGCTTTAAAATTACCAAGCTCCCTAGCTTTGGTGGACACTTCCCAGCCTACTATCATATTCCATGACCATAAACTGACTAAAGCGAGTCAATACAATTTGAGTTTTGAGGCCCTCGACTTTGAAAGGAATCTACCTGAACAAATTTTGTCTAGCTTATATGAAAAGGGATTACAATCTGTAATTATAGAAGGTGGTGCCATGACTATACAGAGCTTTATTGATCATGAGCTATGGGATGAAGCTAGAGTATTTATCGGGAAAAATGAAATTAAAGACGGCCTTAAAGGACCCGTGCTAAAGCAAAAAGCCACAAGAAATGAATGGCTAGAAGGTGATCAACTCAATTATTTTCAAAATGATTAA
- a CDS encoding IMPACT family protein — translation MKDDVFKTINRPGSEILFKEKASKFFAYSFPIFSETDVEKAIFSLKSKHSKAGHFCYAWQMGENYEHFRVSDDGEPSNSAGMPILGQLQNFEMTNTLVVVVRYFGGIKLGVGGLISAYKTSAKMALEASKIITKTINMEFDVICEYDKMNLVMRLVKEYDLDILSQDLKLNCKFKISVRKKDFEEIYKKFDSVFGFQVSSEHKSEEE, via the coding sequence TTGAAAGATGACGTTTTTAAAACCATTAACCGACCTGGTTCAGAAATTCTGTTTAAGGAAAAGGCTAGTAAGTTTTTCGCCTATTCTTTCCCTATTTTCTCAGAAACAGATGTAGAAAAGGCAATCTTTAGTTTGAAATCTAAACATAGCAAAGCAGGACATTTTTGTTATGCTTGGCAAATGGGAGAAAACTATGAACACTTTCGAGTCAGCGATGATGGTGAGCCTTCCAATTCTGCAGGAATGCCAATACTTGGACAGTTGCAAAATTTTGAAATGACCAATACCTTAGTGGTTGTAGTGAGATATTTTGGAGGTATTAAGTTGGGGGTAGGGGGGCTGATTTCTGCCTACAAAACTTCAGCAAAGATGGCTTTGGAAGCCAGTAAAATTATCACTAAAACCATCAATATGGAGTTTGATGTGATTTGTGAATACGATAAAATGAATCTGGTGATGAGACTGGTTAAAGAATACGACTTGGATATTCTATCTCAAGACTTAAAGCTCAATTGTAAATTTAAAATAAGTGTTAGGAAAAAAGACTTTGAAGAGATCTACAAAAAATTTGATAGCGTCTTTGGATTTCAAGTTTCTAGTGAGCATAAATCCGAGGAAGAATGA